The Kocuria turfanensis genome contains the following window.
GGGCGCCGACGGCGGCCACCGCGACGAGGATGTACAGGGAGGTGATCAGGGCCATGGAGAGGATGATCGCCCGGGGCAGGTCCCGCTGCGGATCGCGGGCCTCGTCCCCGGCGGTGGAGGCGGCGTCGAAGCCGATGTAGGAGAAGAACAGGCGGGAGGCCGCGGCGGTGACGCCGGCGGTGCCCATCGGGAGCAGCGGGGCGAAGTTGCGGGAGTCGAAGGCCGTGAACGCCACGGCCACGAAGAACAGCAGCACGGCGATCTTGAGCACCACCAGCACGGTGTTCACCCAGGCGCTCTCGCGCGAACCCCGGATCAGGATCACCGTGGCGAGGAGCACGACCGCGACGGCGGGGACGTTGAAGACGCCGCCGTCCCCGGGGGGCTGCACGAAGGCCTCCGGCAGGGCGACGCCGAAGGCCGTGGCCATCTCGGTGAGGTACTCCCCGGCGCCGACGGCGATGGCGGCGACGGACACGGCGTACTCCAGCAGCAGGCACCAGCCGCAGATCCAGGCGAGGCCCTCGCCCATGGTGGCGTAGGTGTAGGAGTAGCTGGACCCGGACACGGGCACGGCACCGGCCATCTCCGCGTACTAGAGCGCCGAGAGCATGGCCGCGACACCGGCGATGACGAACGAGATCCACACCGCCGGCCCCGCGAGGGGCACCGAGTCCCCGAGCACCACGAAGATGCCCGTGCCGAGCGTGGCGCCCACGCTGATCATGGTCAGCTGCAGCAGCCCGAAGCTGCGGATGAGCCCGGTGCTGGCGCTCTCCGACTCGCGCGCCATCTGGTGCAGCGGTTTGCGCCGGACCAGCTGGCTGCCGAGCGGGAGGCCCGGGCGCGGACGCCGGTCCGGCAGGGTGGGTGACGTGGTCATGGTGGGGTCCCTTTCGACGAGCGACCTGCGGGGCACCACACACCCTAGGGATGTGACGCGCATCTCAGGCGGGACGAAGTGTCCTATAGTTCCCTGGCATGAGCGGAAGTGCACCACTGCGGGAACGGTCCGTCGCCACGGAGGGCTGGGGGGAGCTGACCCTGGACCGCCTGCTGGCGCAGATGCCGGCGGAGCTGGAGCTGGTGACCTCCTGGGCGGGGGCGGCGGCCCCGCCGCTGCGCTGGGTGGCCACCAGCGAGCTGGAGGACCCCACGCCCTTCCTGCTGGGCGGGGAGCTGCTCCTCACCGCCGGGGTCCCGCTGGCCGGACGGTCGCCGGCGGAGGTCGCCGCCTACGTGGCGCGGCTGGCCGCCGCCGGGGTCACCGCCCTGGGGCTGGGCGTGTCCCCGGTGCACGACGCCCTCCCCGCCGGGCTCGCCCCGGCCTGCGCCCAGCACGGCCTGCCCCTGGTGCGGGTGGCCGAGCACACGCCGTTCGTCGCCGTGACCCGCAGGTTCGCCGCCGTGCTGGAGGCGGAGAACGACCGGGTGGCGCGGCACCTGGTGCAGGCCAACCGCCGGATGCTCCGGGCCGTGCTCTCCGGCGCCCCGGAGAGCTCCCTCCTGGAGGTGCTGGCCGCGGAGGTCCGGGCGTGGGCGGTGCTGACCGGGGCCGACGGGCGGATCAGTGCCTCCGCCGGCCGCCCCGCCCTCGACGAGGAGCAGCTGCGCCCCCTCCAGGAGAAGATCTTCGCCGGGAGCGGCCCGCGGGTGGAGGTCGCCAGCTTCGCCGAGCCCGGGGCGGCCGTCGTCGTCGGCCACCCGCTGCGCAGCGAGCGCGACGTCAACCTGGGCACGCTCGTCCTCGGGGCGCCCGCCGCGTTCACCCCGGCCCAGCACACCGCCGTCTCCGTCGCCGTCGGTCTGCTCGAGGTGCTCCTGCGCCAGCGCACGGTGGGCAACCTGGCGCCGAGCCGCCTCGCCACCGCCCTGCTGCTGGGGGCGGGAGAGCCCGGGGGAGAGCGCGCCGTGCTGCGGGCGCTGGCGCAGAGCGTCGCCGGCCCCGAGGGGGAGCCGGTGCGGGTGGTGCAGGGCGTCCGCGGGCCGGGCCACGACGGGCCGTGGCCGCCCCGGGCCCCCGACGAGCTCCCGGAGCTGCTCCAGCTGCGCCGGCTGTTCGACACCCGGCTCGTGGAGCTCACCGCGTACGGGTTCGTCACCGTCACCCGCTCGCCGGTGCCCGGCCGGCTGCTCGCGGACCTGGAGTTGCGGGGGTGGCTCGTGGCCGTCGGCCGGCCCGCGGAGCTCCCCGGTCTGCGGGCCGGCCACGAGGAGGTCTCCGCCCTGCGCCGCAGGCTGCGGGCCGGCGGCAGGAGCCTGCGGGCGGAGGACGTGCCGTGGTCGGTGGCGGGTCTGCTCGGCCCGGAGTCGGGGCGGTTGGTGGCGGACCGGCTCCTCGCGCCGCTGGAGCAGCTTCCCGAGCAGCGGCGGGAGCTGCTGCTCGGCACGCTGCGGTGCTGGCTGGACGCCCACGGCAACTGGGACGCGTGCAGCCGCCGGCTCGGCCTGCACCGCAACAGCGTGCGCCGGCACGTGCAGCAGGTCGCCGAGCTGCTGGGAGTGGACCTCGACGACGCACGGGTGCGCGCGGAGCTGCTGATCGCCCTGCAGTTCGTGCCCGGGGCGCCGTAGTCCTTCAGCCGGTCGGGCGCCCGCCCCAGCGCCCGTACAGGTCCGGGCGGCGGTCCCGCAGGTAGGGCACGCGCTCGCGGGCGGCGGCCACCAGGGCCGAGTCCACGACGGCGTGCACCAGGTCCGGGCCCGTGCCGGCACGGGCCAGGAGGCTCCCGTCGGCGCCGGCGACCACGCTCTCCCCGCCGAACTCCAGCCCGCTCTCGGTGCCGCAGTGGTTGGCGTAGGCGATGACCACCTGGCTCTCGAGGGCGCGGGCCGGCAGGAGGATGTTCGGCACGGCGGCGAACCCGGCGCCGAGGGCGGTCGGGACCAGCAGCAGCTCCGCGCCCTGGTCCGAGGCGGCGCGCACGCTCTCCGGGAACTCCACGTCGTAGCAGATCAGCAGCGAGATCCGCAGGCCGCCGTGCTCCACCACCCGCGGGGCGTCCTCGGCCGGGGCGAAGGCCCGCCGCTCCTCGTCCCCGAACAGGTGCACCTTGTCGTAGCTCAGCACGGCCCGCCCGGCGTCGTCGAGGAGCGTGGCGGCGATGTGCCAGCGCCCGCCCGCTCCCTGCCGGGGCGCGCTGTAGACCAGGGCGATCCCGTGGCGGCGGGCGATCGCCGCGGCGCGGTCGGCGATCAGGCGCAGGTCCTCGGCCGTCAGCCGCTGCCGGACCAGCTCGGGGCTGTAGCCGCACGTGAACAGCTCCGGGGTGAGCAGCAGGTCCGCGCCGTCCTGGCGGGCCCGCCGCGCGGCGGCGTCGACGACCCGGAGGTTGGCCTCCAGGTCCAGGACCGTGGCCTCGGCCTGGAGCACGGCGATCTTCATGGGCGGCCTTTCTCGCGGGAGCCGGCGCCGGGCGTGAGCCGCCGGCGCCGGGGGCTGTGATGCCCGGCACAGTCTGCCAGCACGTTGTTCGCTGGGCAACAAATGTTGTCAGAACGGTCGGGGTCGGCGCCGCCCCGGTCGGATCCGCCCGCCGCGCCGCCGGCCTCGTCCGGGCCGGTCCGCCAGCCGCGCCCTCGCCCGGACTGGCACGATAGTCTCGGCGGCAGCGGCGCGGGCCGGCGCGCCGTGCCGCGGCCGGGGGCGGGACGCCACCACGGCCGTCGTCCTCCCGGCCGGCACGGAAGGACACATCAGTGATCACGGTCGCCCAGGTGCTCGGGCTCGACGGTCTCGGCCTGCGCATGGTCGTCGAGGGGGACACGGGCGCCCCCGTGAGCTGGGTGGCCACCAGCGAGCTGGCCGACCCCACCCCCTATCTCAACGGCGGGGAGATCGTCCTGTTCACCGGGCTCAACAGCCCCGTCGACCGGCCCTCCTGGGGGCGCTACGCCCGCCGCCTCGCCGAGAAGGGGGTCGTGGCCCTGGGCATGGGCGTCGGGCGCAGCCTGTCCCACCCCGAGGTGCCGGAGCAGCTGGTCGAGGCGGCCCGGGAGGCCGGCCTCACTCTGTTCAGCGTGCCCGAGGAGACACCCTTCCTGGAACTGATCCAGGCCGTGGCCGAGATGCGGGCCGCCCAGGAGCGCACCGTCCTGGAGGCCATGCTCACCATGCAGCGCACGCTCACGCGTGCCGCCACGGGCGCCGACGGATCCACCCGGGTCCTGGAGTCCCTGGCCGGGCTCATCGAGGGCGGCTGGGCGGCGATCTGCACCGCGGACGCCGAGATCACGCACCGGTCCGGGCCCGCGGTCCCCGAGCTGCCCACGGGTCGGAGCCTGGAGGAGCTCGTCGACCGGCTCCGCCCGGCGCGGCTGCGCGGGTCGCTGAGCGAGTCCGGACCCGCGGGGAGCATCGTGATCCACCCGCTGGGCGTGCAGGGGGTGCCGCTCACCTACCTCGTCGTGGTCACGCCCCGGCCCGTGGAACGGGTCCAGGCCGGGGCGATCACCACCGCCGTGGCCCTGCTCTCCCTGCACGCCGAGCGGGCGGGGGAGCGGACCCTGTTCCGGCGCCGGGTCCGCGCCGGAGCCCTGGCCCTCGTCCTCGGGGGCGACGTGCGCTCCGGGGACGCCCTGCTGGCGGTCGCCGAGGACGGCGGCTGGGCCGGGTCGTCCCGGCGGGTGCGGGTGGTGCGCCTGCGCGGGGACGCCGAGCCGGTCCGGGAGGCGGCCCGGCGGATCGAGGGATACGCCGACCGCACCGGCCACCGGGCGCTGGTGGGCGCCGCGGCGCAGCACGCGGCCGGGGAGGCGGACGTCGCCGTGCTGGTGGAGGACGACGCGGAGCTGCTCCGGGCCCTGCGCGAGGTCGTCGAGCGCTCCGGGGCACGCGCCGGCGTCGGCGGCGCCGCTCCCGTGGAGGCCGCCGGCACGAGCGAGCACCAGGCCCTCGACGTGCTGGGACGCACCACGGCCCGGCACCGGGTGGGCGTCTGGGACGACCTGGTGACCGGTGGCTTCGCCGGGCTCCTGCCGCCCGAGGCGGCGCGGGCCTTCGCCCGGGACCTGCTGGCGCCGGTCCGGGCACGGGAGGGCGGCGATCAGCTGCTGGGCCTGCTGCGGACCTTCCTCGCCCACAACGGCAATCGGCGGCAGGCGGCGGCCGAGCTGGGGATCCACCGCAACACGATGCTGCAGCGGCTGCAGGCCGTCGAGCAGGCCCTGGGCCGCTCCCTGGACGACCCGCAGCTGCGGGCCGATCTCTGGATCGCCCTCCGCGTCCACGCCGGCTAGGACCGGCCGGGTGCCGGCGGGTGCCCGCCGGTGCCCACGGCATGCCGGCGACGGCTGGGCACGCTGCACACCGGGCGGGGTGGACAGCGGCACTGTGCCACGCGGGTGTGAGCCTAGTCTCGCACTGTCGGGACGTGCGGACGTGGGTCCGCGAGGGGCGCCGCTCCGCCGTCGACCCGGCCCCGCCCTGCGCCCCTGCGTGCCGGCGGACCGGTCCGTGCGCCGTCCCGGCCGTTCCGTCCCGGCCGTTCCACACCGACCGAGCCGCGCCGTCCGCATCGAAGGAGATCCCATGACCCCCCCCGTCCTCGCTCCCGCCGCCGACGCCCCGGGGGAGGCGGCGGCGGGCACCGGCCCGCTGGCCGATGCCCAGGCCCAGCTGGCCGCGGCCGTGCGCGCCCTCGGCTACGAGACCGGCCTGCACGCCCTGCTGGCCCGGCCGCGCCGGGAGATGACCGTGTCCATCCCGCTGCGCCGTGACGACGGGAGCGTGGAGGTGCTGACCGGTCACCGGGTGCAGCACAACTTCTCCCGCGGCCCCGCCAAGGGCGGGCTGCGCTTCTCCCCGGCCGTGGACCTGGACGAGGTGCGGGCCCTGGCGATGTGGATGACCTGGAAGTGCGCGCTCCTGGACGTGCCCTACGGCGGGGCCAAGGGCGGGATCACGATCGACCCCCGCCGCTACTCCCGGGAGGAGCTGGAGCGGGTCACCCGCCGCTACACCTCCGAGATCCTGCCGATCATCGGCCCGGAGCGGGACATCCCCGCCCCGGACATCGGCACCGACGAGCAGACCATGGCCTGGATGATGGACACCTACTCCGTGTCCGTGGGCTACACCGTGCCCGGGGTGGTCACCGGCAAGCCGGTGTCCGTGGGCGGGTCCCTGGGCCGCTCCTCGGCGACCTCCCGGGGCGTGGTGCACATCGCCCTGGCCGCCCTGGCCCACCGCGGGATCACCCCGGCCGGGGCCACCGCCGCGGTGCAGGGCTTCGGCAAGGTCGGCGCGGGGGCCGCGCTGTTCCTGGCCGAGGCCGGGGTGGAGGTCGTCGCGGTCTCCGACCAGTACGGGGCCGTCCACCGCGCCGGCGGGCTGGACGTGCCCGCGCTGCAGCAGCACGTGGCCGCCACCGGCTCCGTCGTCGGCTTCGCGGGAGCGGACCCCCTCCCGGCCGAGCGGCTGCTGGGGCTGGCGGTGGACCTGCTGGTGCCGGCCGCCGTGGAGGGCGTGCTGCACGCGGGCAACGCCGCCGAGGTGGCCGCGTCGGTCGTGGTGGAGGGCGCCAACGGGCCGACCACGGCCGCGGCCGACGAGATCCTGGCCGCCCACGGCGTGCTCGTGGTCCCGGACATCCTCGCCAACGCCGGCGGGGTGATCGTCTCCTACTTCGAGTGGGTGCAGTCCGACCAGGCCTACTGGTGGTCCGCGGCCGAGGTCGACGCCCGCCTGGAGGCCCGGATGCTCGCGGCCTGGGGAAAGGTGCTCGAGGTCGCCGCCGAGCGCGGGCTGAGCCTGCGCGAGGCCGCCACCGTCACCGCGGTCCAGCGGGTCGCCGACGCCCACCTCACCCGCGGCCTCTACCCCTGATCGGCGGCACCGCCCGGCCGGCGGCCCGGCGCCGTCGGCCGGGCGCCGTCGGCCGGGCGGCGCACCGGGCGCGGACGGCGCTGCCCCGCCCCCGCGGTGCCCGCCGCGGGGGCGGGGCAGCGCCGTCCGCGCCACGCCCTCGGCTTAAGCACAGCAGTTCCCCTGCTTCCGTGCGGCCTGCGTTGCTACCCTTGAGGCACATCACGCACAGCAGTGCCAGGGAAGGACCGACACATGGCCGGCGGGAACCCGCTCCTCCGCGATTTCACCAAGCAGGGCGCAGGCAGCGCCCAGCAGTCCCACGGGACCCAGTACGGGCAGAGCTCCTACGGGACCCCCTACCAGCAGCCCGGATACCAGCAGCCCGGATACGGTCAGGCCGGCTACGGGCAGGCCGGCCCGTACTCCGCCGACCGGCTGGACTCGATGTACAACGCCCCGGCGGCGGGCACCAACCAGACCGGCCGGATGACCTACGACGACGTCATCATGCGCACCGCCACGGTGCTCGGCGCCGTGGTGGTCGGTGCGCTGGCCGGCTGGATCATGCCCGTGCTGACCCTGCCGGGCGCCCTGATCGGGTTCGTCCTGGCCATGGTCAACGTCTTCAAGCGCCAGCCCTCGCCGGCGCTGATCCTGGCCTACGGCCTGTTCGAGGGCATGTTCCTCGGCGGCATCTCGGCGATGTTCGAAAGCATGTACCCGGGCATCGCCGTCCAGGCCGTGATCGGCACCCTGGCGGTGTTCGGCTCCGTGCTCGTGCTCTTCCGCTCGGGCAAGCTGCGCGCCTCGGCGCGGGCGACCAAGATCTTCATGGTCGCCCTCATGGCCTACGTCGTGTTCGCCCTGGTCAACCTGGGTGCCGTCCTGCTCTTCGGCTTCAACATCCGCACGGACAGCCCCCTGGGCCCGTGGCTGGGCCTGGCCATCGGCGCGATCGCCATCCTGCTGGCGGCCTACAGCTTCGTGCTCGACTTCGAGAACATCAAGCGCGGTGTCGAGGTCGGCGTCCCGGAGAAGATGGCCTGGTCCGCGGCCTTCGGCCTGACCGTCACCCTCGTGTGGCTCTACATCGAGATCCTGCGCATCCTGGCGATCATCCGGGAGATGACCTCGAACTAGGTCCTGACCCCCGGCTCCGCCACGAGCGACGGCCCGGCCCCCTGACCGGGGGCCGGGCCGTCGCCGTGTCCGCGGTCCCGCCCCCGGGTCCGGGCGGTGGCCTCAGTGGTAGGTGATCCGCGGACCGGGCACGGGAAGCGTGGCCGCGTGCGCCGCGGCGGCCCCCCGCGGCGGACGCCCCACGAACAGCCAACCGAGCACCTTCTCCCCGGGCGCGAGCCCGTAGAAGGCGCGCAGCGCGTCCTCGTCCGCCCCGTCACGGGGCGCCCACGTCGTGGCCCAGCCCGCGCCCCAGAAGGCGGCCTCGAGCAGGGGCCGGGCCCCGTGTGCGGCGGCGAGCTGCTCCTTGCGCGGCACCCCGAGGGCGTCGTCGGGACTGAACACCAGCGCGCAGCCCAGCCCCCCGGTGCTCGCCCACTGCAGGGACCCCCGGAACGTCGCCAGCCGCCGCAGCTGCTTGCCCTTCAGACGGGGGAACGGGGTGCTCATGGTGGGCACCCGCCGCATGCCCGCGGCCGCCGCCGCCAGCTCGGGCGCGGAGCGGCGCGTGGTCACGGCCACCCGCCAGCTGAGCCCGGGGTCCGCGGCGGCCGGGCCGGCGGCCGCGCGGAGCACGGCCTCCAGCTCCTCCCGCGGCGGAGCGTCCGGGGTCAGGGCGGGGGCGGGACGCCGCTGGGCGAGGATCCGGAGGAACGCACGTGACATGGCGCCAGTCTGTCACCGCGGGCGCCCCGGCGGCGGTTTCCCCGACAGCCGCGTCGGCCGTCCCGGCGGGGGCGCTCCGGGGCCGGTCGGCACCCGGAGGGGCCGGCTGCCCGCGTCGGCCCCGCGTCACCTGCCGGTCCTGCGGCCGTGGAAGGATGATGCCATGCCTTCCACTGCGCACGACTCCGAGCGTCCCCCGGTCCCGGGGCCCAGCAACGAGCTCCCGCCGTTGCACGGCAACGCCGCCGGGGGCGTGGCGGTCTCGGTGCGGGTCGCCGCCGCCTGGTCGTGGCGGCTGCTCATCATCCTCGCGGCCGTGGGCCTGTTCGGCTACATGCTCTCCACGATCACGGTGGTCATCATCCCCGTGCTCATCGCGGGGCTGCTCGCCGGGCTGCTGTTCCCCCTGGTGAAGGGGATGCGGGCCCAGCACGTGCCCGCCGGCCTGGCCGCGGGCCTCACCGTCCTGGGCTTCATCGGACTCGTCGTCGGCCTGCTCGTGCTGGCCGGGCGGCAGATCGTGCTCGGCTTCGCCCAGCTGTCCGAGAACGTGGTGGTCGGCACGCAGCAGCTGCTGGGCTGGCTCGAGGACGGGCCCCTGAACCTCAGCGCGGACAGCGTGAACGACTGGATCGACGATCTCGGCACCACGGTGCAGGACAACAGCCAGGCCATCCTCAACGGGGCCATGTCCTTCGGCTCCACGGCCGGCAGCGTGCTGACCGGCATCATCATCATGCTCTTCACGCTGCTCTTCTTCCTCATGGACGGGGAGCGGATCTGGCTCTTCCTGGTCCGGCTGTTCCCGGTCAGCGCCCGGCGCGCCGTCAACGGCGCCGGCCGCCGAGGCTGGCACTCCCTCGTGCAGTACGCGCGGATCCAGGGCTTCGTGGCGTTCGTGGACGCCGTGGGCATCGGCCTGAGCGCCTTCTTCCTGGGCGTGCCCCTGGCCCTGCCCATCGGCATCCTCGTCTTCCTCGGCTCCTTCGTCCCGATCGTGGGCGCGGTGCTGACCGGCGCGGTCGCCGTGCTCGTCGCCCTGGTGGCCAACGGCTTCGGCACCGCCCTGGCCATGCTCGCGTTCGTCCTCCTGGTGCAGCAGATCGAGTCCAACGTCCTGCAGCCCCTCGTCATGGGCCGGGCGGTGTCCCTGCACCCGCTGGCCGTGTTCCTCGCCGTGGCCTCCGGCACGATCCTCTTCGGCATCGCCGGCGCCCTGTTCGCGGTGCCCGTGATGGCCTTCCTCAACACGGTGGTGCGCTACCTCGTGGGCGGGACCTGGAAGGGGGACGAGGAGATCCCGTGGGAGCCCTACTACTTCCCCTGGGAGATCAAAAAGCACGCCAGCCGCAACGAGCTGACCCGGGACCAGATCATGGCCCAGCTCCAGCGCTTCCGCCGGACCCGGGCCCAGGAGCGTCTCCAGGCCGCGCTCAAGCGCCGGCGCAAGGCCGACCGCACCCGGACCGCGGCCGGGGACGCCGGACGGCCGGGCGGCGGCGGACGGCCGGAGCAGGCCGGCACCGGCACCGAGGAGGCCCCGGGGCGGCCCCCGGGCACCGACTAGGATGGAGACCGCGCCCGCCGCCGGCGGGCGCGAGCCGTGCCCCGCCCCCGGGTCCCGCGCACGCACCGACCGGTAAGGAAGACTCACCGTGAGCCTGGCCGCCCTGCCCGTCCGCCTCGCCGACATCGAGGACGCCGCCGCACTGCTCGACGGGGTGATCGACCGCACGCCGGTGGCCCACTCGCGGGCGCTGTCCCGGCTGGTCGGCACCGAGGTCAACCTCAAGGCCGAGAACCTCCAGCGCGCGGGCTCCTTCAAGGTCCGCGGCGCCTACGTGCGCATGGCCAAGCTCACCGCCGATGAGAAGGCGCGCGGGGTGGTCGCCGCCTCCGCCGGCAACCACGCCCAGGGCGTGGCCCTCGCCGCCGACCGACTGGGCATCACCGCCCGCATCTACATGCCCATGGGCGCGGCCCTGCCCAAGGTCGCCGCGACCCGGGACCACGGCGCGGAGGTCGTGCTGCACGGCAACGCCGTGGACGAGGCGCTCGCCGAGGCGCAGCGCCACGCCGAGCGGACCGGGGCGGTCTTCGTCCACCCCTTCGACCACCCGGACATCGTGGCCGGCCAGGGCACCCTCGGCCTGGAGCTCCTCGACCAGATCCCCGACGTCGACACCGTGATCACCGGTGTGGGCGGCGGCGGGCTGCTCGCCGGGCTGGCCGTGGCCGTCAAGGCCCGCGCGGAGCAGCTGGGCCGGCCGATCCGGCTGATCGGCGTGCAGGCGGAGAACGCCGCCGCCTATCCGCCGTCCCTCGCCGGGGACGCCCTGGTGACCCTCGAGCGGGTCTCGACCATCGCCGACGGCATCGCCGTGGGGAAGCCGGGCCAGCTGCCCTTCAGCATCATCAAGGAGCTCGTCGACGACGTCGTGACGGTCTCCGAGGACTCCCTCGCCCAGGCGCTGATCTTCCTGCTGGAGCGGAACAAGCTCGTGGTCGAGCCGGCCGGCGCCGTGGGGGTCGCCGCCCTGCTGGACGGCCGGCTGCAGGAGCGCTACCCGGACCTGGGCAGCACCGCGGTGGTGCTCTCCGGCGGCAACATCGACCCCATGCTCATGCTCAAGGTCATCCAGCGCGGCCTCTCCGCCGCCGGCCGGTACATGACGATCAAGATGATGCTCACCGACCGGCCGGGCGAGCTGGCGCTGATCTCCAAGGTCATCGCCGTGCAGGACGCCAACGTCACCGGCCTGGACCACACCCGCATCGGCGGCTCGCTCAGCATGGGCGACGTCTCCATCACCATCGACATGGAGACCAAGGGCCACGAGCACTGCCGCCAGGTCCTCCGGGCGCTCGAGGCGGAGGGGTTCCACCCCGTCGTCGTGCACTGAGCACCCCGCCGGTGCACACCGCGCCGGGCACGGCCACGGCGCCGGCCCCCGTGGGGACCGGCGCCGTGGCCGTGCGCGCGGGCGAGGACGTCAGGAGCGGCGCCGCCCGGTGAGGTAGGTGGCGAAGCCGCTGACGAACGTCGCGAACACGAAGATGTTGCGCAGGCTGCCGGGGGCGCTCGCCGCCGGGTCGCCCTGGCCGGCGAAGTGCAGGACCACGGCGACGACGGCGAGCACCACGGTGAGCACCATGAGGGCCCGGGTGCCGGGCCCGGGGCTGCGCAGCCAGTGGGTCGTCACGGCACGCTCAGCCCTGGAACGGCTTGGCGTCCAGGATCTTGACCGGGATCTGCTTGCCGTTGGGCGCAGTGTAGGACAGCTCGTCGCCGACCTGGTGACCGGAGATGGCCGAGCCCATCGGGGACTTCTCGGAGAACACCTCCAGGTCGCTGCCGGCGGCCAGGTCCTCGGCCACCTCGCGGGAGCCGATGAGGAAGGTCATCGGCTCCCCGGCGATCTCCGCGGTGACGACCATGCCGGCCTCGACGACCCCGTCGTCCGCGGGGGCCTCCCCGACCTGGGCGTTCTCGAGCAGGCCCTTGAGGTGGGCGATGCGCCCCTCGTTCTTGCCCTGCTCCTCGCGGGCGGCGTGGTAGCCGCCGTTCTCCTTGAGGTCGCCCTCCGAACGGGCCTGGTCGATGCGCTCCACGATCTCGTGCCGGTACGGGCCGGAGATGTAGTCGAGCTCCTTCTTCAGACGGTCGTAGGCCTCCTGGGTCAGCCAGGCGCCCTGGTTGCTGGTCTTGGTCACAATCTCTCCTCGGTGGACGGACGGCCGGTCCGCCGCCGCCCGGGGCGTCCCGGGCGGCGGCGGACCGGAGCGACGGCGCGGGCGCCGTCGTCGGTGCGGGGATCCGCATAACGCAAAGTCCCCGCCCCGGAGCCGGGCCGTCCGTGCGGACGGTGCCCGGTGGCCGGGGACGGGGAGTCCTGATCCCCCAGTCTAGGCGGGGCCGGGGGGATGGCCCAAAGCACGATGAGGGTTACGACACATCCGTGGCGGCCGCGCCGTCCTCGACCCAGCAGGAGTCGACGACCGCGGTGGTGGCCAGGTTCGTGGTCCGCACGGAGGCGCGGTGGGTGCTCGTCCCGCCCTGGCCGAGCTGCTCCTCGGCCACCGCCCCGACGGTCACCTCCGCCCAGCCCACCACGGCGTACTCCTTGTTGAGGGCGCTCACCGCGCAGGTCACCACGTCGCCGGGACGCTTGGTGAGGTCGAAGTCCGCCGTCACCCGCGCCTCGGAGACGACCTGGAAGCCGACGTCCTTGAACGTGGGCGCCGCGCCCCGGGCGGTGACCACCCACGCGATGAACACGGCCGTGAGCAGGGTCGCCAGCACCAGCAGGCCCAGCCAGCCGCGCGGACCGAGCCGGCGGGCACGGGCGGGGCGTCCGTAGCGGTCGCGGAGCAGGGCGGGGGAGTCGGTGGACACGGCGGCCTCGGGTCTCGGCAACGGGGAAGGCGGCGCCGGGCCCGGCGACCGCCCGTCCACTGTAGCCGAGCCCGCTGGGAGCATCCCGGGCACGCCGCGGCCCCGCGGACGCGTAAAATGGAGGGCGGCCCGTGCCCGCAGCGGCCGTGCCGCACCACCCCCGACCGATCCCGAGAGGACCTCCCGAGTGACCTCCCTGTCCCAGATGCGCCTGCTGGCCGTCCACGCCCACCCCGACGACGAGTCGAGCAAGGGTGCCGCGACCATGGCCCACTACGTCCGGCAGGGGGTCGAGGTGA
Protein-coding sequences here:
- a CDS encoding carbon-nitrogen hydrolase family protein, which gives rise to MKIAVLQAEATVLDLEANLRVVDAAARRARQDGADLLLTPELFTCGYSPELVRQRLTAEDLRLIADRAAAIARRHGIALVYSAPRQGAGGRWHIAATLLDDAGRAVLSYDKVHLFGDEERRAFAPAEDAPRVVEHGGLRISLLICYDVEFPESVRAASDQGAELLLVPTALGAGFAAVPNILLPARALESQVVIAYANHCGTESGLEFGGESVVAGADGSLLARAGTGPDLVHAVVDSALVAAARERVPYLRDRRPDLYGRWGGRPTG
- a CDS encoding helix-turn-helix domain-containing protein; translation: MSGSAPLRERSVATEGWGELTLDRLLAQMPAELELVTSWAGAAAPPLRWVATSELEDPTPFLLGGELLLTAGVPLAGRSPAEVAAYVARLAAAGVTALGLGVSPVHDALPAGLAPACAQHGLPLVRVAEHTPFVAVTRRFAAVLEAENDRVARHLVQANRRMLRAVLSGAPESSLLEVLAAEVRAWAVLTGADGRISASAGRPALDEEQLRPLQEKIFAGSGPRVEVASFAEPGAAVVVGHPLRSERDVNLGTLVLGAPAAFTPAQHTAVSVAVGLLEVLLRQRTVGNLAPSRLATALLLGAGEPGGERAVLRALAQSVAGPEGEPVRVVQGVRGPGHDGPWPPRAPDELPELLQLRRLFDTRLVELTAYGFVTVTRSPVPGRLLADLELRGWLVAVGRPAELPGLRAGHEEVSALRRRLRAGGRSLRAEDVPWSVAGLLGPESGRLVADRLLAPLEQLPEQRRELLLGTLRCWLDAHGNWDACSRRLGLHRNSVRRHVQQVAELLGVDLDDARVRAELLIALQFVPGAP
- a CDS encoding Bax inhibitor-1/YccA family protein, with translation MAGGNPLLRDFTKQGAGSAQQSHGTQYGQSSYGTPYQQPGYQQPGYGQAGYGQAGPYSADRLDSMYNAPAAGTNQTGRMTYDDVIMRTATVLGAVVVGALAGWIMPVLTLPGALIGFVLAMVNVFKRQPSPALILAYGLFEGMFLGGISAMFESMYPGIAVQAVIGTLAVFGSVLVLFRSGKLRASARATKIFMVALMAYVVFALVNLGAVLLFGFNIRTDSPLGPWLGLAIGAIAILLAAYSFVLDFENIKRGVEVGVPEKMAWSAAFGLTVTLVWLYIEILRILAIIREMTSN
- a CDS encoding Glu/Leu/Phe/Val family dehydrogenase, which produces MTPPVLAPAADAPGEAAAGTGPLADAQAQLAAAVRALGYETGLHALLARPRREMTVSIPLRRDDGSVEVLTGHRVQHNFSRGPAKGGLRFSPAVDLDEVRALAMWMTWKCALLDVPYGGAKGGITIDPRRYSREELERVTRRYTSEILPIIGPERDIPAPDIGTDEQTMAWMMDTYSVSVGYTVPGVVTGKPVSVGGSLGRSSATSRGVVHIALAALAHRGITPAGATAAVQGFGKVGAGAALFLAEAGVEVVAVSDQYGAVHRAGGLDVPALQQHVAATGSVVGFAGADPLPAERLLGLAVDLLVPAAVEGVLHAGNAAEVAASVVVEGANGPTTAAADEILAAHGVLVVPDILANAGGVIVSYFEWVQSDQAYWWSAAEVDARLEARMLAAWGKVLEVAAERGLSLREAATVTAVQRVADAHLTRGLYP
- a CDS encoding PucR family transcriptional regulator codes for the protein MITVAQVLGLDGLGLRMVVEGDTGAPVSWVATSELADPTPYLNGGEIVLFTGLNSPVDRPSWGRYARRLAEKGVVALGMGVGRSLSHPEVPEQLVEAAREAGLTLFSVPEETPFLELIQAVAEMRAAQERTVLEAMLTMQRTLTRAATGADGSTRVLESLAGLIEGGWAAICTADAEITHRSGPAVPELPTGRSLEELVDRLRPARLRGSLSESGPAGSIVIHPLGVQGVPLTYLVVVTPRPVERVQAGAITTAVALLSLHAERAGERTLFRRRVRAGALALVLGGDVRSGDALLAVAEDGGWAGSSRRVRVVRLRGDAEPVREAARRIEGYADRTGHRALVGAAAQHAAGEADVAVLVEDDAELLRALREVVERSGARAGVGGAAPVEAAGTSEHQALDVLGRTTARHRVGVWDDLVTGGFAGLLPPEAARAFARDLLAPVRAREGGDQLLGLLRTFLAHNGNRRQAAAELGIHRNTMLQRLQAVEQALGRSLDDPQLRADLWIALRVHAG
- a CDS encoding nitroreductase family protein, giving the protein MSRAFLRILAQRRPAPALTPDAPPREELEAVLRAAAGPAAADPGLSWRVAVTTRRSAPELAAAAAGMRRVPTMSTPFPRLKGKQLRRLATFRGSLQWASTGGLGCALVFSPDDALGVPRKEQLAAAHGARPLLEAAFWGAGWATTWAPRDGADEDALRAFYGLAPGEKVLGWLFVGRPPRGAAAAHAATLPVPGPRITYH